In Mycobacterium gallinarum, a single window of DNA contains:
- the rpsJ gene encoding 30S ribosomal protein S10 produces the protein MAGQKIRIRLKAYDHEAIDASARKIVETVTRTGASVVGPVPLPTEKNVYCVIRSPHKYKDSREHFEMRTHKRLIDILDPTPKTVDALMRIDLPASVDVNIQ, from the coding sequence GTGGCGGGACAGAAGATCCGCATCAGGCTCAAGGCCTACGACCACGAGGCAATTGACGCCTCGGCGCGCAAGATCGTTGAGACGGTCACACGGACGGGCGCCAGCGTGGTCGGCCCAGTGCCGCTGCCGACCGAGAAGAACGTGTATTGCGTCATCCGGTCCCCGCATAAGTACAAGGACTCGCGGGAGCACTTCGAGATGCGCACCCACAAGCGGCTGATCGACATCCTCGACCCAACGCCGAAGACCGTTGACGCCCTCATGCGCATCGATCTGCCGGCCAGCGTCGACGTCAACATCCAGTAG
- a CDS encoding hotdog fold domain-containing protein translates to MADSTTTYRVWKHLADRPGGSRLFSIAAMARVPYFASITPHVVRMEPGFAEVAVPKWFFLYNHLHTVHAIASCNAAEMAMGMLMEATVPTSHRWIPKAMNVQYIEKATTSLRAQARLDPPDFTSITEGAEVVVPVQVVDRTGTEVVHADITCWVTPA, encoded by the coding sequence ATGGCAGACTCGACCACGACATATCGTGTCTGGAAACATCTTGCCGACCGGCCGGGCGGCAGCCGGCTGTTCAGCATCGCGGCAATGGCCCGGGTGCCGTATTTCGCATCGATCACGCCGCACGTCGTGCGCATGGAACCGGGTTTTGCGGAGGTCGCGGTGCCTAAGTGGTTCTTTCTCTACAACCACCTGCACACCGTGCACGCGATCGCGTCGTGCAATGCCGCCGAGATGGCCATGGGCATGTTGATGGAGGCCACCGTCCCGACGAGTCATCGCTGGATCCCCAAGGCGATGAATGTGCAGTACATCGAGAAGGCGACGACCTCGCTGCGGGCCCAGGCCCGGCTGGATCCGCCGGACTTCACGTCGATCACGGAAGGCGCCGAAGTCGTCGTGCCGGTGCAGGTGGTCGATCGTACGGGGACCGAGGTGGTGCACGCCGACATCACGTGCTGGGTGACGCCGGCCTAG
- the rplC gene encoding 50S ribosomal protein L3 translates to MASDSKSGAPRRGILGTKLGMTQVFDENNRVVPVTVVKAGPNVVTMIRTPERDGYSAVQLAYGEISPRKVNKPVTGQYSAAGVNPRRHIAEFRLDDEAAAAEYELGQELTAEIFADGAYVDVTGTSKGKGFAGTMKRHGFKGQGASHGAQAVHRRPGSIGGCATPGRVFKGTRMSGRMGSDRVTTQNLLVHKVDAENGVLLIKGAIPGRNGGLVMVRSAIKRGEK, encoded by the coding sequence ATGGCTAGCGATAGCAAATCTGGCGCACCGCGCCGGGGCATTCTGGGCACCAAGCTGGGCATGACGCAGGTGTTCGACGAGAACAACCGGGTCGTGCCGGTGACGGTCGTGAAGGCCGGCCCCAACGTCGTGACGATGATCCGCACTCCGGAACGCGACGGCTACAGCGCGGTGCAGCTTGCATACGGCGAGATCAGCCCGCGCAAGGTGAACAAGCCTGTGACAGGGCAGTACTCGGCTGCGGGTGTGAATCCGCGCCGCCACATCGCTGAGTTCCGGCTCGACGACGAGGCCGCTGCCGCCGAGTACGAGCTCGGTCAGGAACTGACCGCCGAGATCTTCGCCGACGGCGCGTACGTCGACGTGACGGGGACCTCGAAGGGTAAGGGTTTCGCGGGCACCATGAAGCGTCACGGTTTCAAGGGCCAGGGCGCCAGCCACGGTGCCCAGGCTGTGCACCGCCGCCCCGGCTCCATCGGCGGATGTGCCACTCCCGGCCGCGTTTTCAAGGGCACCCGCATGTCGGGCCGCATGGGTAGCGACCGCGTCACGACGCAGAACCTGTTGGTGCACAAGGTCGATGCCGAAAACGGCGTGCTGCTGATCAAGGGCGCCATCCCCGGCCGCAACGGCGGACTCGTGATGGTGCGCAGTGCAATCAAGCGAGGCGAGAAGTAA
- a CDS encoding WS/DGAT/MGAT family O-acyltransferase, with the protein MDRVSGYDAFFLELESDTQPVNVCCLLELDTSSTGGYRYDGLVDALDARVAAAPDFRLKLADSQLNPANPVWVEDQDFRLDRHVHRIGLPRPGGRSELAEICGHIAALPLDRSRPLWEMWVIEGPEEADSVSVMMKSHHAAVDGVGGADLLMQLCGLDSGVPVAEKVSGPPATGRIEMATAGIADVVRRPWRLVTAVPDTARTVVHTVQRAVSGEAMAPPFAAPSTVFNAPFTNRRNVAFTQVELADVKKVKEKFGITVNDVVVAMTSGALRRFLLDRDELPEQPMVATVPMSTRDKSNRPGRNHTMWMFCRLATDIEDVAERLETICGNISHAKGHGNEMAPTLIQDWTEFLGKSVLNAVVRLARNIPLPDRPIHNLVLSNVPGPQHPLYFLGCAIRAQYPFGPIVIGAGLNVTVMSLNGRLGIGVISCPDLVADVWDLADAFPVALEELLQI; encoded by the coding sequence TTGGATCGGGTCAGCGGGTACGACGCGTTTTTCCTCGAGCTGGAGTCGGACACGCAGCCGGTGAACGTCTGCTGTCTGCTCGAGCTGGATACGTCGAGCACTGGTGGCTATCGGTACGACGGACTCGTCGACGCGCTGGATGCCCGCGTCGCGGCGGCTCCCGACTTCCGTCTCAAACTGGCTGACAGCCAACTGAATCCAGCCAACCCGGTATGGGTCGAAGATCAGGATTTCCGGCTCGATCGCCATGTTCATCGCATCGGACTTCCGCGCCCGGGCGGGCGATCCGAGCTGGCGGAGATCTGCGGACACATCGCCGCGCTACCGCTGGACCGTTCACGTCCGTTGTGGGAAATGTGGGTGATCGAGGGACCCGAAGAGGCTGATTCGGTCTCGGTGATGATGAAGTCTCACCACGCGGCGGTCGACGGTGTCGGGGGTGCGGATCTCCTGATGCAGCTGTGTGGTCTCGACAGCGGTGTGCCCGTGGCCGAGAAGGTGAGTGGACCGCCCGCCACCGGGCGAATTGAGATGGCGACCGCAGGAATCGCCGACGTGGTCCGCAGACCGTGGCGGCTGGTGACCGCGGTTCCCGACACCGCACGGACGGTGGTCCACACAGTGCAGCGCGCGGTCAGCGGCGAGGCGATGGCACCGCCGTTCGCGGCTCCGTCCACCGTCTTCAACGCACCGTTCACCAACCGGCGAAACGTCGCCTTCACTCAGGTCGAGCTGGCGGACGTGAAGAAGGTCAAGGAGAAATTCGGGATCACCGTCAACGACGTGGTGGTCGCGATGACCTCTGGGGCGCTGCGCCGGTTTCTTCTCGATCGTGACGAGCTTCCCGAGCAGCCGATGGTTGCGACCGTGCCGATGTCTACGCGGGACAAATCAAACCGTCCCGGGCGGAACCACACGATGTGGATGTTCTGTCGGCTTGCGACGGATATCGAGGACGTCGCCGAGCGGCTGGAGACCATCTGCGGCAACATCTCTCACGCGAAAGGCCATGGCAATGAGATGGCGCCGACGCTCATCCAGGATTGGACTGAATTTCTCGGCAAGTCAGTCTTGAACGCCGTGGTTCGGTTGGCCCGCAACATTCCGCTGCCGGACCGGCCGATACACAATCTCGTGCTGTCGAATGTGCCGGGACCGCAGCATCCGCTCTACTTTTTGGGCTGCGCGATCAGGGCGCAATATCCGTTTGGGCCCATCGTGATCGGCGCGGGCCTGAACGTCACGGTGATGTCGCTGAACGGACGGCTGGGTATCGGCGTGATCTCATGTCCCGATCTGGTCGCGGACGTCTGGGATCTCGCTGATGCCTTTCCCGTGGCGCTGGAAGAACTCCTGCAGATCTAG
- a CDS encoding carboxylesterase/lipase family protein: protein MSVAKVRRRGLVIAGVLIVVAALAGCSLGQSATIDVPDDPGVVQTQSGALRGLVSEDHRLFAGIPYAAPPVGALRWQPPAPAAGWTGFLDATRPGPRCIQDVSNDVDQRETSEDCLTLNVWTPPPSGEKRPVMVWIHGGSFINGSGEVYDSRRLASRGDVIVVTINYRLGTLGFLAHPALGPAGDVGNYGLADQQAALRWVHDNIAEFGGDPDKVTIAGESAGGMSVCNHLVAPASAGLFSAAIIQSGPCQAQYDLSAAERTSEQYAAEVGCGDRVAAAACLRALPAERLQRPVLYGRIGSERLSGPVTGTKILPVDPMNGAAQGRAAKVPVMIGTTADEYTLFTALQYIRGRAFGATDYLGLLSEAYGDANAGVVAQQYPPEQFGGSVPLAYSAAVTDGTFACVADRLADSLSSEEPVYFSEFDDPGAPAPEPLRAAPFPVGAGHSLELRYLFDVGGAPALNPEQQRLSDEMIGYWSEFISSGSPGSGWPSLDGPAGQRMSLQPRGNRLISDFGQVHKCPFWAGLRG from the coding sequence ATGTCTGTTGCAAAGGTCCGCCGTCGAGGCCTCGTCATCGCGGGGGTCTTGATCGTCGTGGCCGCGCTCGCGGGGTGCTCACTCGGCCAATCGGCCACCATCGACGTACCGGACGATCCGGGGGTGGTGCAGACGCAGTCAGGTGCGCTGCGCGGGCTGGTTTCCGAGGACCACCGCCTTTTCGCCGGAATTCCTTATGCCGCACCACCGGTGGGGGCATTGCGGTGGCAACCGCCCGCGCCAGCGGCCGGATGGACCGGGTTCCTTGATGCCACCCGACCCGGCCCGCGATGCATTCAAGACGTCAGCAATGACGTCGACCAACGCGAAACCAGCGAAGACTGCCTGACTCTCAATGTGTGGACGCCACCACCGTCGGGGGAGAAGCGGCCGGTGATGGTATGGATTCACGGCGGCAGCTTCATCAACGGCAGCGGCGAGGTCTACGACTCGCGCCGGCTGGCGAGCCGCGGTGACGTCATCGTCGTCACGATCAACTACCGGTTGGGGACGCTCGGCTTCCTCGCGCACCCGGCACTCGGCCCGGCCGGCGATGTCGGCAACTACGGCCTGGCCGACCAGCAGGCCGCGCTGCGGTGGGTGCACGACAACATCGCCGAATTCGGAGGCGATCCGGACAAGGTGACGATAGCGGGGGAGTCGGCCGGGGGGATGTCGGTGTGCAACCACCTCGTTGCACCCGCCTCGGCAGGACTTTTCAGTGCCGCGATCATCCAAAGTGGGCCGTGTCAGGCGCAATACGACCTGTCCGCCGCGGAGCGGACCAGCGAGCAGTACGCCGCGGAGGTGGGTTGCGGCGATAGGGTCGCCGCGGCGGCATGTCTTCGCGCGCTACCGGCCGAGCGGCTGCAGCGGCCAGTGCTCTACGGACGAATCGGCAGCGAACGCTTGAGCGGACCCGTGACGGGAACCAAGATTCTGCCGGTCGATCCGATGAACGGTGCAGCGCAGGGGCGGGCGGCCAAGGTGCCGGTGATGATCGGGACGACAGCCGACGAGTACACCCTGTTCACCGCGTTGCAGTACATCCGCGGGCGCGCGTTCGGCGCGACCGATTATCTCGGGCTGCTTTCGGAGGCATACGGCGACGCCAATGCCGGGGTCGTCGCGCAGCAGTATCCGCCGGAGCAGTTCGGCGGCAGTGTGCCGCTGGCATATTCGGCCGCGGTGACCGACGGCACCTTCGCCTGTGTGGCAGACCGTCTCGCGGACTCGTTGTCATCAGAAGAGCCGGTGTACTTCTCCGAATTCGACGACCCTGGTGCGCCGGCACCGGAGCCGTTGCGGGCGGCGCCGTTCCCCGTCGGCGCCGGGCATTCGCTGGAATTGCGGTACCTCTTCGACGTGGGCGGAGCGCCGGCGCTCAATCCCGAACAACAGCGGCTGTCCGACGAGATGATCGGCTACTGGAGTGAATTCATATCCTCGGGTTCACCAGGCTCCGGGTGGCCGTCGCTAGATGGACCCGCGGGCCAGCGAATGTCGTTGCAGCCCCGAGGGAATCGTCTGATCAGCGACTTCGGCCAGGTGCACAAGTGTCCGTTCTGGGCGGGTCTGCGGGGCTGA